Within Acinetobacter sp. LoGeW2-3, the genomic segment ACCATAAATGACACCCTCTTCTTCCAGAAGTTGATCCAGAAAGTCGGCACCACGCTGGATCAACTCACGCCATTCTGCCGAGCTTGGTAAAGCGACTTTTTTTTCCTGACGTGCGACTGCCACCACATCTTCAATGGTCAGTGCAGTTTCCCCTACAATTAACACCCGTCTTACCCTCTATCCCAAAAATTATAAAAATTGAACCATTGATATGGCGCACGCATACAATGTTGTTCTAATAAAGCCACGTAACTACGCGTCACCTGCTGCATAGACTGCAACCGTGTTTTACGTGGAAAATTTAATTGCTCTGCAACCGAATGAATATGTACTTCAAAATGCTGCTGCAGGCGATAGCAAAACACAGCCAATACCGGTGCCTTGAGCAAACTTGCCAGAATCCAGGCACCTTGTGGCCAGCTCGCCGGCTTCCCTAAAAAATCAACCGTTTGCACACGATCAGACGCTACTGGCACACGGTCAGCCGCCACGATAATCCATTCACCCTGATCCAGCTTTTCCTGGAGAATTAAAGCAGTTTCTACCCCCAATTCATCGACCGAAATCAAGTTCACATCTGCATGATCATTCAACTTTTTTAGGAATTCATTGAATTTGGTGGCATGCTTCTGATAGACCAGTACATTAATCTTCTGCGGATGTTCCGACTTGATGGCACGCAGCAATTCAATATTGCCGAAATGCGATACTACAATCACTGCACCTTTTTGGTAATGATTACGGAAATGCTCATGTCCATGCAGCTTTAATTGCTGTTCCGGAATATGACCCAGCCAGCCTTCGATCTTGTCGAGAATACATTCCCCAAACTGCATCAAATGCGTATACGTATGAGGCAAACTTGGCATCGTCTTAAAAGGAGATTGATCTCCGGCAAAACGATGTAGGTTTTGCAAATATTGTAGCGATGCCTGACGTGCAGTATTGGAAAATAACCAGTACCACATAATCACGAAGTACAACACAATACGGCATAACCATCTACCACCCAAGCGATAAAAACCCAGCATCAGCATCAATGGCAACATGCCACCCCGCTCACGGATAGCATTCCATTTTTTGGCCTGAGTGTCTGCCACCGGATTTAACCTTTCACCTTGTGATAAACCAGTTTAGGCAAACGAACTAACATGCCCGCAAATAGTCGTGAATGTGCTTTGGTTAGACCCACATTATCTCGCCAGACATTAAAGTGCGAGATGCCATTTTCCGGATAGATCACTCGGGTTGGCACATTGACAAAAGGCACATTCTCCCATTTTAGGCGCACCAGAATTTCGGTATCAAAGCCCATACGTGGCTGAAATTTTGCAGTTTTCAGAATTTTGACTGTACTTGCTAATGGATAGACCCGGAAACCGCACATACTATCTTTAATATCTAGCGACAGGCTATTGATCCATACCCAGATATGGGTTGCATAACGGCCATAGAGGCGTTTCTTCGGCACGGATTCATCAAACACTGGCTGACCAATCACCATCGCTTCCGGATTTTGCTGTGAAGCGTCCAGAAAACGCTGCACATCCTGCCAGTCATGCTGGCCATCAGAGTCCAGCTGCAATGCATGGCTAAAGCCATGTTCAGCAGCATGTAGCAGACCAGTAATCACTGCCTGCCCCTTACCCTGATTGACTTTGTGCTCAACCAGATCAACCAGATCATTTTCAACAGCGATCTGACGCAATAATTGGGTACACTCCGTCCCACTGCCATCATTCACCATAATAATCGGCAGCTGAAAGCTATTCAGATGCTGAACCAAGGCCTGTAGATAATGCGGGTGGTTATACACCGGAATTACAAAACATTGTTTCATCAGCTCAGCCTGTCACCTGTGGTTGTTGCTGTTCCAGTGCAAAGAGTAGACGACCGGATGCCAAAGTTTTATCTCCGAGTTGCAACTCAAAACTGACTTTATGCGCTTTACGCTTCAAAGTGAGCTGAACTGCCATATAGGGACGAATCAAATCCTGGAATTTTAACTGTTCAAAACCATTACACCAGTGCAAATCTGCCCAATTTTGTCGCGCAAAATGCTGGATAAAGCCAATCTGTCCTACACCCGGATAAATTGGATGACCCGGGAAATGCCCCTTGAAACATTCCAGTTCAGGAGTAAATTCAAGCTGGTAATAGATTTGCTCTTCTTCAACCTGATGCTCAAGTACCACGGGTAATTGCATTGGAGAAAACAGCGATT encodes:
- a CDS encoding acyltransferase encodes the protein MLPLMLMLGFYRLGGRWLCRIVLYFVIMWYWLFSNTARQASLQYLQNLHRFAGDQSPFKTMPSLPHTYTHLMQFGECILDKIEGWLGHIPEQQLKLHGHEHFRNHYQKGAVIVVSHFGNIELLRAIKSEHPQKINVLVYQKHATKFNEFLKKLNDHADVNLISVDELGVETALILQEKLDQGEWIIVAADRVPVASDRVQTVDFLGKPASWPQGAWILASLLKAPVLAVFCYRLQQHFEVHIHSVAEQLNFPRKTRLQSMQQVTRSYVALLEQHCMRAPYQWFNFYNFWDRG
- a CDS encoding glycosyltransferase family 2 protein, with protein sequence MKQCFVIPVYNHPHYLQALVQHLNSFQLPIIMVNDGSGTECTQLLRQIAVENDLVDLVEHKVNQGKGQAVITGLLHAAEHGFSHALQLDSDGQHDWQDVQRFLDASQQNPEAMVIGQPVFDESVPKKRLYGRYATHIWVWINSLSLDIKDSMCGFRVYPLASTVKILKTAKFQPRMGFDTEILVRLKWENVPFVNVPTRVIYPENGISHFNVWRDNVGLTKAHSRLFAGMLVRLPKLVYHKVKG